In Lentisphaerota bacterium, one DNA window encodes the following:
- a CDS encoding ABC transporter ATP-binding protein: MPMKTLLDIRDLRTWYPLRSGLFGRVRSHVRAVDGVSLQVRAGETLGIVGESGCGKTTLARTILLLAKPYSGEILLDGRDITTFDADERAAYRRSVQVVFQDPLASLNPRHTILDALTEAVLAHGLIRRREQRETAVGLLADVGLGPEALDRYPHAFSGGQRQRICIARALALKPRLLICDEAVSALDLSVRAQILNLLESLRAKHALSYLFITHDIGVVRHLADRIAVMYKGRIIETGLTERVLGSPQDPYTRALLDAVPVVGGAHSAALSINRVLPAKAATSAT; the protein is encoded by the coding sequence GCCGATGAAAACACTCCTTGATATTCGTGATCTGCGCACCTGGTACCCGCTGCGAAGCGGCCTGTTCGGCCGCGTTCGCAGCCACGTTCGCGCCGTTGATGGTGTCTCGCTGCAGGTGCGGGCGGGCGAGACGCTCGGCATCGTCGGTGAGTCCGGCTGCGGCAAGACGACCCTCGCCCGCACCATCCTCCTCCTCGCCAAGCCCTATTCCGGAGAAATCCTGCTCGACGGCCGCGACATCACAACGTTTGACGCCGACGAGCGAGCCGCTTACCGCCGATCCGTGCAGGTCGTTTTTCAGGATCCCTTGGCCTCGCTCAATCCGCGCCACACCATTCTGGACGCGCTCACCGAAGCCGTGCTGGCGCATGGCCTGATCCGTCGCCGCGAACAGCGCGAAACGGCGGTTGGCCTGCTGGCCGATGTCGGCCTTGGCCCCGAGGCGCTCGACCGCTACCCGCACGCCTTTTCGGGCGGGCAACGCCAACGGATCTGCATCGCGCGCGCGCTTGCCCTCAAGCCCCGCCTCCTGATCTGTGACGAGGCGGTCAGTGCGCTCGACCTCTCCGTGCGCGCCCAGATCCTCAACCTGCTCGAATCCCTCCGCGCCAAACACGCCCTCTCCTACCTCTTTATCACCCACGATATCGGCGTGGTCCGGCATCTGGCCGACCGCATCGCGGTGATGTACAAAGGCCGAATCATCGAGACCGGGCTCACCGAAAGGGTCCTCGGTTCACCCCAAGACCCCTACACCCGCGCGCTGCTCGACGCCGTGCCGGTGGTCGGAGGCGCTCACAGCGCCGCATTGTCAATCAATCGCGTCTTGCCGGCGAAGGCGGCGACGAGCGCCACCTGA